The following proteins are encoded in a genomic region of Bombus pyrosoma isolate SC7728 linkage group LG1, ASM1482585v1, whole genome shotgun sequence:
- the LOC122577642 gene encoding uncharacterized protein LOC122577642, which produces MENIEKVINLLHKRKVARDEQFANEERKQITEYSNLMNTLQTIKDERNDCKDNIIKHLQCLTMHKHSTYKLIHNSENIPGLPVSHNYHRQTIMFLSEGIDFINKLPNIYTNLDNNNKESTINSTNLLHDITSCTNSVGSELCNIKSLITDVKTLQKNTDILQEYCLVNNDGDMDI; this is translated from the exons atggaaaatattgaaaaagttATCAATCTTTTGCATAAAAGGAAAGTTGCTCGTGATGAACAATTCGCAAATGAAGAGAGAAAGCAAATTACAGAATACAGTAATTTGATGAATACATTGCAGACTATAAAAG ATGAACGTAACGATTGTAAAGACAACATTATTAAACATCTTCAGTGTTTAACGATGCACAAACATTCCACATATAAACTTATTCATAATTCAGAGAATATTCCAGGATTGCCGGTTTCTCACAATTATCATCg GCAAACAATAATGTTTTTATCTGAGGggattgattttataaataaattaccaaatatatatacaaaccTAGATAACAATAACAAAGAAAGTACTATTAATTCTACAAATCTTCTTCATGATATT ACATCTTGTACAAATAGTGTAGGAAGTGAACTTTGTAATATAAAGTCTCTAATTACAGATGTAAAAACATTGcaaaaaaatacagatatattGCAGGAGTATTGTTTAGTTAATAATG ATGGGGATATGGATATCTAA
- the LOC122566974 gene encoding ER membrane protein complex subunit 8/9 homolog, translating into MADISFSSRAYCKIILHAAKYPHCAINGLLLGKQNSKSDSKSVELHIEDVIPLFHICLHVSPMAEIALTMVDQYAISKGLVLAGYYLANENINDLSTDKPAHKIADKIAENCGNTLLVVVDNKEITLAMSSNPLRVSQFVDGKWKLKDVTDILYDKGVTHTDVLYSLLKAEEYRNLVDFDNHLDDISLDWQNRKLNKTIEEFMEKYK; encoded by the exons ATGGCAGATATCTCGTTCTCTAGTCGTGCATATTGTAAGATCATCTTACACGCTGCTAAATATCCACATTGCGCAATAAATGGATTGTTATTAGGCAAACAAAATAGTAAAAGTGACAGTAAATCCGTCGAATTACATATTGAGGATGTAATTCCACTGTTTCACATTTGTCTTCATGTGTCACCTATGGCGGAAATTGCTTTGACCatg gtTGATCAATATGCTATTAGTAAAGGTTTAGTATTAGCAGGTTACTACTTAGCAAATGAAAACATAAATGATTTAAg TACAGATAAACCTGCTCATAAAATAGCGGATAAAATAGCAGAAAATTGTGGCAATACTTTACTTGTAGTG gtggacaataaagaaattacacTTGCTATGAGCTCAAATCCTTTGAGAGTTTCACAATTTGTAGATGGCAAATGGAAGCTTAAAGATGTAACAGA tatattatatgataaagGAGTAACTCATACAGATGTATTATACTCCCTACTAAAAGCAGAAGAATATAGAAATCTTGTTGATTTTGATAATCATCTTGATGATATTTCTCTTGATTGGCAAAACCGTAAGCTTAATAAAACTATAGAAGAGTTTATggagaaatacaaataa
- the LOC122567313 gene encoding nuclear receptor 2C2-associated protein — translation MTCLLKQYKFECRVSSVLNKNNRSYGKNYMFDNCPETCWNSDAGTLQWIIIEFEQEYEISSFEIEFQGGFVGKNCHLEVGNKETKFHESFYPEDKNTIQIFILKNPIKAKTFKFVFNESTDFFGRIIIYKLSLHS, via the exons ATGACgtgtttattaaaacaatataaattcgaGTGTCG GGTTAGTTCAGTTTTGAATAAGAATAATCGATCTTATGGGAAAAATTACATGTTCGATAATTGTCCTGAAACTTGTTGGAATTCTGACGCG GGAACTCTTCAGTGgataattattgaatttgaacaagaatatgaaataagttcatttgaaattgaatttcaaggTGGATTTGTTGGCAAAAATTGCCATTTAGAAGTTGGTAATAAAGAAACTAAATTTCATGAATCGTTTTATCCAGAAgacaaaaatacaatacaaattttcattttaaaaaatccaataaaagcaaaaacttttaaatttgtatttaatgaaAGTACAGATTTCTTCGGTAggattattatatacaaattatcttTACActcataa
- the LOC122567039 gene encoding sterol regulatory element-binding protein 1, whose translation MADPGGWTTTQDNDFSNFQSNDSFNLNEVTGIEELLTNCESELLKNENLFSDDALLSQLEEPLGMDTEGLDFLNFNNTKELKDFKEFHDYEDPNIIKSVPSGNVILAPAITESTQQVPCVTQQSQQQKQRSQLQDITSIQNRAQRISVTPAPTVFSSQYAIPQNLNFSVQSPVVTIAPVTQQRQLLLPAKLIKSESVVYSRGSQAVSSTSVPHQIHTLVNTANGTVLTAGIPVVLDTDKVQINRLSTNTHIGVPRVKEVKRSAHNAIERRYRTSINDKIIELKNIIVGVDAKLNKSAILRKTIDYIRFLQNSNARLKAENMSLKLAAQRQNLRDLLVCGELTPPRSDSSESSLSPAPAPLSPQSPSSIKDDPDLLQNVDSTSVLTNQGMRDHTRLTICGFMLLFLAFNPLGFLINNVGRFNSDYINTKLDGRTILNYQDQSDLENPVWSNVFLWLTNAILLIGGLCRLLLYGDPILPSDSKIFLELHRWRRQAEFNISKNEYSQARRDLHQCLQYLGRPYPSSRAEIWLATMWQIIRQLLHKLWIGKWILYTHKWFSEKTTRQQAEISAMEMAIIYQHMLCLHLSEGSKSGTLYLALSAVNYAEATGETIPKSLLAEIYINVALCFKHSLFPFILKYYLGKARTLLSSCAVPPKLKWIMSDEGAKFLAFQKWQYGEQPDNEFTSQTSKADPLSYASRAYRDYLIGHCLRILTGTVGDAHLSSILEYGQTIMASAGIDAGFLCTDKVTVTHCEDEIGLWWGAVIYVAACWRLKEDNSQAWSIVESKFPYEKCYQLCNNNNSISPLPYIVLNALQAAKATTKSVSMRFIDQAGILLEQCLVYYNCKQQSSQNVLLTQLWICDWLLEMRTTLWQELDNDLEKLTTNISLGGFQRDLACLRQLCQHIPSTLARVFVYEATTRIMAGATPVKTQILLDRSLHHRNSRSSIICGKDRSQDQYTGEREHAVALCLACRHLPPLLLASPGERAGMLAEAAKTLERVGDRKRLQECYKLMRQLGPAISAN comes from the exons ATGGCAGATCCTGGAGGGTGGACTACTACACAGGATAacgatttttctaattttcaatcaAACGACAGCTTTAATTTGAATGAAGTAACTGGTATCGAAG aacTTCTTACAAACTGTGAAagtgaattattgaaaaatgaaaatttatttagcgACGATGCATTATTATCACAATTGGAAGAGCCTTTAGGCATGGATACAGAGGGattggattttttaaattttaacaatactAAAGAActaaaagattttaaagaatttcatGATTATGAGGATCcaaatattatcaaatctGTACCAAGTGGAAATGTAATATTAGCTCCAGCAATAACAGAAAGTACACAACAAGTTCCTTGTGTCACTCAACAATCTCAACAACAAAAGCAACGATCACAATTACAGGATATAACTTCTATACAAAATAGAGCACAAAGAATATCTGTCACACCAGCACCTACAGTATTTAGTTCACAGTATGCTATACCACAAAACCTGAACTTCAGTGTCCAGTCTCCTGTTGTAACTATAGCACCAGTGACACAACAAAGACAGTTGCTTTTACCAGCTAAACTTATAAAATCAGAATCAGTTGTTTATTCTAGGGGATCACAAGCTGTTAGTTCAACATCTGTACCACATCAGATACATACCTTAGTAAATACTGCTAATGGAACAGTTTTAACTGCTG gtaTTCCAGTTGTATTAGATACTGATAAGGTACAGATTAATCGATTAAGCACAAATACACATATAGGTGTACCAAGAGTAAAAGAAGTAAAACGTAGTGCTCATAATGCCATAGAACGACGTTACAGAACAtcaattaatgataaaatcattgaattgaagaatattattGTTGGAGTAGATGCTAAATTGAACAAATCAGCAATTTTGAGAAAAACTATTGATTATATTAG gTTTCTTCAAAATTCTAATGCAAGATTGAAAGCAGAAAATATGTCATTAAAATTAGCTGCCCAAAGGCAAAATTTGCGCGATTTATTAGTATGCGGTGAACTTACACCACCTAGATCAGATTCAAGTGAATCATCTTTATCTCCAGCACCAGCACCATTATCTCCTCAATCTCCTTCATCTATAAAAGATGATCCAGATTTGTTACAAAATGTTGATTCAACATCTGTTCTTACAAATCAAGGCATGAGAGATCATACTAGGCTTACAATTTGTGGATTTATGCTCCTCTTTTTAGCATTTAATCCTTTAGGTTTTCTGATAAATAATGTTGGAAGATTCAATTCTGATTATATAAACACAAAATTGGATGGTCGTACAATTCTTAATTATCAAg ATCAATCAGATCTTGAAAATCCAGTGTGGAGCAATGTGTTTTTATGGCTAACAAATGCTATACTTTTAATTGGGGGACTTTGCAGACTATTGCTATATGGTGATCCGATACTACCATCTGACAGTAAAATTTTCCTTGAACTTCATCGATGGAGACGTCAAGCAGAATTCAATATATCGAAGAATGAATATAGTCAAGCACGCCGAGATTTACATCAATGTTTGCAATACTTAGGCCGACCATATCCATCATCACGCGCAGAAATTTGGCTTGCAACTATGTGGCAAATTATAAGACAACTTCTTCATAAATTATGGATTGGAAAATGGATTTTGTATACTCATAAATGGTTTTCTGAAAAAACAACACGACAACAAGCAGAGATATCAGCTATGGAAATGGCTATTATTTATCAGCATATGTTATGTCTACATTTGTCAGAAGGATCAAAGAGTGGAACTCTGTATCTTGCTCTTTCTGCAGTGAATTATGCAGAAGCCACTGGAGAAACTATTCCAAAATCATTATTAgcagaaatatatatcaatgTTGCATTATGTTTCAAGCATTcgttatttccatttattcttaaatattatttgggCAAGGCGCGTACTTTATTATCATCATGTGCAGTTCCACCAAAATTAAAGTGGATAATGAGTGATGAAGGAGCTAAATTTTTAGCATTTCAAAAATGGCAATATGGAGAACAACCAGATAACGAATTTACTTCTCAAACTAGTAAAGCTGATCCTTTATCGTATGCTTCACGTGCATATAGAGATTATTTAATCGGACATTGTTTACGTATTTTAACTGGTACTGTTGGAGATGCTCATTTATCTTCAATATTAGAATATGGACAAACTATTATGGCTTCTGCTGGAATAGATGCTGGATTTTTATGTACTGACAAAGTTACAGTTACAC ATTGCGAAGATGAAATTGGATTATGGTGGGGAGCAGTTATATATGTAGCAGCATGTTGGAGATTGAAAGAAGACAATTCACAAGCATGGAGCATTGTTGAAAGCAAATTTCcttatgaaaaatgttaccaactttgcaataataataatagtattagtCCACTGCCATATATTGTTTTGAATGCTTTGCAAGCAGCAAAAGCGACTACTAAATCAGTCTCTATGCGTTTTATTGATCAGGCAGGAATATTACTTGAACAATGTTTGgtttattataattgcaaGCAACAATCATCCCAAAACGTTTTg cTTACTCAATTGTGGATTTGTGATTGGTTACTTGAAATGCGAACTACACTTTGGCAGGAATTAGATaatgatttagaaaaattaactaCAAATATATCTCTTGGAGGTTTTCAACGTGATTTAGCTTGTTTGAGACAATTATGTCAGCATATTCCA TCTACTTTAGCAAGAGTATTTGTTTATGAAGCCACAACACGTATAATGGCAGGAGCAACACCAGTGAAAACTCAAATATTGTTAGACCGTAGCTTACATCACAGAAATTCACGTTCTTCAATTATCTGTGGAAAAGATCGTTCACAAGATCAATATACTGGAGAAAGAGAACACGCGGTAGCTTTATGTTTAGCTTGCCGACATTTACCTCCACTATTACTAGCCTCTCCTGGAGAACGTGCAGGCATGCTTGCAGAAGCTGCTAAAACTCTTGAGAGGGTAGGTGATAGGAAGAGACTTCAagaatgttacaaattaatgagGCAATTAGGACCAGCTATCTCTGCTAACTGA
- the LOC122567082 gene encoding lipoyl synthase, mitochondrial isoform X1, whose protein sequence is MFIIVFDSIPCYKVDSFLFLRGYLNVHLQANMFQAFRKSSRVKISTACNFHSTQLQCVKEKTFSQKLADGPNLEHFIAGTYKEYNGKLKLEKGDKSRLKLPPWLKTEIPIGKNYSRIKSQLRRLQLSTVCEEARCPNIGECWGGGTHGTATATIMLMGDTCTRGCRFCSVKTSRTPLPLNPEEPVNTATAITDWGLDYVVLTSVDRDDLSDGGASHIAETVKEIKKRTKILVECLVPDFRGDKNCVKIIVDSNLDVFAHNIETVERLTPFVRDRRAEYRQSLKVLETAKECNPELITKSSIMLGLGETDEEIEQTMTDLREAGVDALTLGQYMQPTKRHLKVIEYITPEKFKKWENIGNELGFLYTASGPLVRSSYKAGEFFLTNILKKRRNKQIENQ, encoded by the exons ATGTTCATTATCGTATTTGATAGTATTCCATGCTATAAGGTtgattcctttttatttttgagaGGTTATTTGAATGTTCATTTACAAGCAAACATGTTTCAAGCTTTTCGTAAGTCAAGTCGAGTAAAAATATCTACTGCTTGTAATTTTCACTCAACA CAGTTGCAATGTGTCAAAGAAAAAACTTTTTCTCAAAAACTAGCGGATGGACCTAACTTAGAACATTTTATTGCTGGTACCTACAAAGaatataatggaaaattgaagttagaaaAAGGTGATAAATCTCGTTTGAAATTACCACCTTGGCTTAAGACAGAAATCCCGATAGGTAAAAATTATAGTAGAATAAAGTCACAATTAAGACGATTACAATTAAGCACTGTATGTGAGGAAGCACGATGTCCTAATATTGGAGAATGTTGGGGAGGTGGTACACATGGAACAGCAACGGCTACTATTATG tTAATGGGCGATACATGTACCCGTGGTTGTCGTTTCTGTTCTGTAAAAACATCACGCACACCATTACCATTAAATCCGGAGGAACCAGTAAATACGGCAACTGCAATAACGGATTGGGGTTTGGATTATGTCGTACTTACATCGGTAGACAGAGATG atTTAAGTGATGGCGGAGCTAGCCATATTGCAGAAACAgtgaaggaaattaaaaaaag aacTAAAATTTTAGTGGAATGTTTAGTACCAGATTTTAGGGGAGACAAAAATtgtgttaaaataattgttgatTCTAATCTTGATGTGTTTGCTCATAATATTGAAACTGTTGAACGTTTAACTCCATTTGTTAGAGATAGACGAGCTGAATATAG ACAATCGTTGAAGGTATTAGAAACAGCAAAGGAATGCAATCcagaattaattacaaaatcatcGATAATGTTAGGATTAGGGGAAACTGATGAAGAAATTGAGCAAACAATGACAGACTTAAGAGAAGCAGGTGTAGATGCTTTGACACTTGGCCAATATATGCAACCTACAAAAAGACatttaaaagtaattgaatatattacacctgaaaaatttaaaaagtgggaaaatattggaaatgaACTAGGATTTTTATATACTGCTAGTGGTCCATTAGTACGTTCATCATATAAAGCTGgagaatttttcttaacaaatatattaaaaaaacgtAGAAACAAACAGATTGAAAACCAATAa
- the LOC122567082 gene encoding lipoyl synthase, mitochondrial isoform X2 codes for MFIIVFDSIPCYKVDSFLFLRGYLNVHLQANMFQAFRKSSRVKISTACNFHSTLQCVKEKTFSQKLADGPNLEHFIAGTYKEYNGKLKLEKGDKSRLKLPPWLKTEIPIGKNYSRIKSQLRRLQLSTVCEEARCPNIGECWGGGTHGTATATIMLMGDTCTRGCRFCSVKTSRTPLPLNPEEPVNTATAITDWGLDYVVLTSVDRDDLSDGGASHIAETVKEIKKRTKILVECLVPDFRGDKNCVKIIVDSNLDVFAHNIETVERLTPFVRDRRAEYRQSLKVLETAKECNPELITKSSIMLGLGETDEEIEQTMTDLREAGVDALTLGQYMQPTKRHLKVIEYITPEKFKKWENIGNELGFLYTASGPLVRSSYKAGEFFLTNILKKRRNKQIENQ; via the exons ATGTTCATTATCGTATTTGATAGTATTCCATGCTATAAGGTtgattcctttttatttttgagaGGTTATTTGAATGTTCATTTACAAGCAAACATGTTTCAAGCTTTTCGTAAGTCAAGTCGAGTAAAAATATCTACTGCTTGTAATTTTCACTCAACA TTGCAATGTGTCAAAGAAAAAACTTTTTCTCAAAAACTAGCGGATGGACCTAACTTAGAACATTTTATTGCTGGTACCTACAAAGaatataatggaaaattgaagttagaaaAAGGTGATAAATCTCGTTTGAAATTACCACCTTGGCTTAAGACAGAAATCCCGATAGGTAAAAATTATAGTAGAATAAAGTCACAATTAAGACGATTACAATTAAGCACTGTATGTGAGGAAGCACGATGTCCTAATATTGGAGAATGTTGGGGAGGTGGTACACATGGAACAGCAACGGCTACTATTATG tTAATGGGCGATACATGTACCCGTGGTTGTCGTTTCTGTTCTGTAAAAACATCACGCACACCATTACCATTAAATCCGGAGGAACCAGTAAATACGGCAACTGCAATAACGGATTGGGGTTTGGATTATGTCGTACTTACATCGGTAGACAGAGATG atTTAAGTGATGGCGGAGCTAGCCATATTGCAGAAACAgtgaaggaaattaaaaaaag aacTAAAATTTTAGTGGAATGTTTAGTACCAGATTTTAGGGGAGACAAAAATtgtgttaaaataattgttgatTCTAATCTTGATGTGTTTGCTCATAATATTGAAACTGTTGAACGTTTAACTCCATTTGTTAGAGATAGACGAGCTGAATATAG ACAATCGTTGAAGGTATTAGAAACAGCAAAGGAATGCAATCcagaattaattacaaaatcatcGATAATGTTAGGATTAGGGGAAACTGATGAAGAAATTGAGCAAACAATGACAGACTTAAGAGAAGCAGGTGTAGATGCTTTGACACTTGGCCAATATATGCAACCTACAAAAAGACatttaaaagtaattgaatatattacacctgaaaaatttaaaaagtgggaaaatattggaaatgaACTAGGATTTTTATATACTGCTAGTGGTCCATTAGTACGTTCATCATATAAAGCTGgagaatttttcttaacaaatatattaaaaaaacgtAGAAACAAACAGATTGAAAACCAATAa